A section of the Deinococcus taeanensis genome encodes:
- a CDS encoding NUDIX domain-containing protein, giving the protein MSVLCPRGSFLLTNTGAGANGSGFHFLPGGALRADEDTAACAAREWQEETGLQPGPLRLVGVIESCFGARGRRQHEVGFSSHMAAPDALPDEPFTVLDNAAVTGQWVPFTQLEATPVYPLVLTALLSVPPGVVRHTLNREA; this is encoded by the coding sequence GTGTCGGTTCTGTGCCCGCGCGGTTCCTTCCTCCTGACAAACACGGGCGCCGGAGCGAACGGAAGTGGGTTTCACTTCCTCCCGGGCGGCGCCCTGAGAGCCGACGAGGACACCGCGGCCTGTGCGGCGCGGGAGTGGCAGGAAGAGACTGGCCTGCAGCCTGGCCCTCTGCGGCTGGTGGGGGTGATTGAGAGTTGCTTCGGCGCGCGCGGACGGCGGCAGCACGAAGTGGGCTTCTCCTCCCACATGGCGGCCCCGGACGCCCTGCCGGACGAACCGTTTACGGTCCTGGATAACGCGGCCGTGACCGGTCAGTGGGTCCCGTTCACCCAGCTTGAGGCCACTCCCGTGTACCCGCTGGTGCTCACGGCGTTGCTCAGTGTCCCGCCTGGTGTGGTGCGGCACACCCTGAACCGCGAGGCGTGA